One Gelria sp. Kuro-4 DNA segment encodes these proteins:
- a CDS encoding Na/Pi cotransporter family protein: protein MGALSGAGLLLYGIRLLSRGMQRMAGKRLRRLLERLTCSPARGVLVGLAVTAVLQSSSATTVMVVGLVDAGLLRLREAIGVILGANIGTTVTAQLVALDLDYVVIPAGAVGLVLLEAGRQEGARNLGRLLVGLGLIFGGLGIMSRNLVGLSQNAFFLSLLTNLGRRPPAAIAAAALVTGVMQSSSAVTGMIIALADAGLLQLPEAVALVLGSNIGTTATALLAGLAAGVNGRRAALVHLLFNVLGVTVLMPFLPQFVRLVAFTSPDLARQIANAHTLFNLMSVALFLPWVGVLEHLAIALLPGF from the coding sequence CTGGGCGCTCTTTCCGGTGCCGGCCTTTTGCTTTACGGGATTCGCCTCTTAAGCCGGGGTATGCAACGGATGGCCGGAAAAAGGCTGCGGCGCCTGCTGGAGCGGCTCACCTGTTCCCCCGCGCGAGGTGTTCTCGTTGGTCTGGCGGTGACGGCGGTGCTGCAGAGCAGCAGTGCCACCACGGTGATGGTGGTCGGCCTGGTGGATGCCGGTCTCCTCAGGCTGCGGGAAGCCATTGGCGTTATTCTCGGCGCCAACATCGGCACCACCGTTACGGCCCAGCTGGTAGCCTTGGATTTGGATTACGTGGTGATTCCCGCCGGTGCGGTCGGCTTGGTGCTTTTGGAGGCGGGCCGGCAGGAAGGTGCGCGTAACCTGGGCCGCCTCCTGGTCGGCCTGGGGCTCATCTTCGGCGGGCTCGGCATTATGTCCCGGAACCTGGTGGGTTTGAGCCAGAATGCCTTTTTCCTTTCCCTCCTTACCAACCTGGGGCGGCGGCCGCCGGCAGCGATAGCGGCGGCCGCCCTGGTCACCGGGGTGATGCAGTCGAGCAGCGCGGTGACCGGAATGATCATTGCCCTGGCCGACGCCGGGTTGCTTCAGTTACCTGAGGCGGTCGCCTTGGTACTGGGGAGCAACATCGGAACCACGGCGACGGCCCTCCTGGCCGGTTTGGCTGCGGGCGTAAACGGCCGGCGGGCAGCTTTGGTGCATCTTCTCTTTAACGTTTTGGGTGTGACAGTCCTTATGCCTTTCTTACCCCAGTTTGTACGCCTGGTAGCCTTTACCTCACCGGACCTGGCCCGGCAGATAGCCAATGCGCACACCCTCTTTAACCTAATGAGCGTCGCTTTGTTTCTTCCCTGGGTCGGCGTTTTGGAGCACTTGGCCATCGCTCTCTTACCCGGCTTTTGA
- a CDS encoding helix-turn-helix domain-containing protein yields the protein MPENTSGRVGQELVAIGELLRAERQRRGISLEQAQEETKIRRRYLEALEGGDPKVFPGEVYLKGFMKNYAQFLGLPGEEIVARYVRACAEVPEEEKAPRKKPPGGAPVAQPRHPGGLLTLAVLAVLLAAAAIFFVARGPAVRTSPPQPGAGTEASPPPAAPGGTGAPAPEAPAVEGTPENQVHLVQDLPKEALYQVRGNELTVELKVVGERCWVAVRTDGGAEQARTLVRGAKESLTARDKIWLRAGDPGALELTINGVNLGPAGVPGRPRNISIERLP from the coding sequence ATGCCGGAAAACACGAGCGGGCGGGTCGGGCAAGAACTGGTGGCGATTGGAGAGCTGTTGCGCGCAGAGCGACAGCGGCGGGGGATTTCTTTAGAGCAGGCGCAAGAAGAAACGAAGATCCGCCGCCGCTACCTGGAAGCGCTCGAGGGGGGCGACCCTAAGGTTTTCCCAGGGGAGGTGTATCTCAAGGGTTTCATGAAGAATTATGCCCAATTCTTGGGCCTTCCCGGGGAAGAGATCGTGGCCCGGTACGTGCGGGCCTGCGCGGAGGTACCCGAGGAAGAGAAGGCGCCGAGGAAAAAGCCGCCCGGCGGTGCGCCGGTAGCGCAACCGAGGCATCCGGGCGGCCTGCTGACGCTGGCGGTTTTAGCTGTTCTTTTGGCGGCGGCGGCCATCTTCTTCGTTGCGCGGGGGCCGGCAGTGCGGACTTCGCCGCCCCAGCCGGGAGCAGGGACAGAAGCTTCTCCCCCTCCCGCAGCGCCTGGGGGCACAGGGGCTCCGGCGCCCGAAGCCCCGGCCGTCGAGGGCACGCCGGAGAATCAGGTGCATCTGGTCCAAGACCTGCCCAAAGAGGCGCTTTACCAGGTGCGCGGGAACGAACTTACGGTGGAGCTTAAGGTGGTGGGTGAGCGGTGCTGGGTGGCTGTGCGCACGGACGGCGGTGCAGAGCAGGCACGAACCCTGGTGCGGGGAGCAAAAGAGAGCCTTACAGCCAGGGATAAAATATGGCTGCGGGCCGGCGATCCCGGCGCCCTGGAGCTCACCATCAACGGAGTGAACCTGGGGCCGGCGGGGGTGCCCGGCCGGCCGCGCAACATTTCCATCGAACGCCTGCCTTAA
- a CDS encoding DNA translocase FtsK, translating into MARKEKKETGQTPPLVGAIAAAGFSLLVIASLLSERTGVVGGFLRRVLITLFGWGAYPLPVLALSGALFGLGRRAWGEAQAAGLGLLFLAFITGLHLSLPPDVLFAAGRAGQGGGLVGAALATGLLRLFGRVGAWIVLAAIAMSSVTFVSEGVLLRVVQGLRTRLNRPLALGAAGTGARELDRPEPGGGGGAPDKPSPPAVPAAPEEALPAVSPVVKTAGVETNAAPLQLEIPQVVGPYQLPPVTILRKPVRLKNYRLEKDIAENVRLLEETLHNFGISAKVTEVSRGPAITRYEIHPAPGTKVSRIVGLADDIALSLAATDVRIEAPIPGKAAIGIEVPNKEISPVYLREVIDTPVFSHAASPLTIALGKDISGAPVVADLAKMPHLLIAGATGSGKSVCINALISSILFKATPAQVKLLLIDPKMVELTSYNGIPHLMAPVVTDVKKTAGVLSWAVTEMENRYSLFAAAGVRDIKRYNETRPEGNALPYILIVIDELADLMIVSPAEVEEAICRLAQMARAAGLHLVVATQRPSVDVITGLIKANIPSRLSFAVSSQTDSRTILDMNGAEKLLGRGDMLFFPVGASKPQRVQGAFVSDNEVEELVSFWREQGEPEFQEAILAIQPKAKEAVAEDEEDELFGKALEIVVESGHASASYLQRRLRIGYTRAARIIDQLAEKGYVGPAEGSKPRPVLISKERYQHLVGSETRAGATKG; encoded by the coding sequence ATGGCGCGGAAAGAAAAAAAGGAGACTGGACAAACGCCGCCGCTGGTGGGTGCCATCGCCGCAGCAGGCTTCTCGCTCTTGGTGATCGCCAGCCTCCTTTCGGAACGAACGGGCGTTGTGGGGGGCTTTTTGCGCCGTGTGCTCATCACCCTCTTCGGCTGGGGCGCTTATCCTTTGCCGGTTCTCGCGCTCAGCGGGGCCCTCTTCGGCCTGGGCAGGCGCGCCTGGGGCGAAGCCCAGGCAGCGGGCCTGGGGCTCCTCTTTTTGGCCTTCATCACCGGGTTGCACCTTTCGCTGCCGCCCGACGTCCTTTTCGCCGCCGGCCGGGCGGGCCAAGGCGGCGGCCTGGTGGGCGCCGCCTTGGCGACCGGACTGCTGCGCCTGTTCGGCCGCGTGGGGGCCTGGATAGTGCTGGCGGCCATCGCCATGAGCAGCGTGACGTTTGTCAGCGAGGGAGTCCTGCTCCGGGTGGTGCAGGGACTGCGGACCCGGCTGAACCGGCCGCTGGCTCTGGGCGCTGCCGGGACGGGTGCGCGCGAGCTTGACCGGCCCGAGCCCGGCGGTGGCGGCGGAGCTCCGGACAAGCCGTCTCCCCCTGCAGTGCCGGCGGCGCCGGAGGAGGCCCTGCCGGCGGTAAGTCCGGTGGTGAAGACGGCCGGCGTGGAGACCAACGCTGCGCCCCTGCAGCTGGAGATACCGCAGGTGGTGGGTCCTTACCAGCTTCCGCCGGTGACGATTTTGCGCAAGCCGGTGCGCCTGAAAAATTACCGGTTGGAGAAGGACATCGCTGAGAACGTCCGCCTTCTTGAGGAAACCCTGCACAACTTCGGCATCAGCGCCAAGGTTACCGAGGTCAGCCGCGGCCCGGCTATAACGCGCTATGAGATCCATCCGGCTCCCGGCACCAAGGTGAGCCGCATTGTCGGCCTGGCCGATGACATCGCCTTGAGCCTCGCTGCCACCGACGTGCGTATCGAGGCGCCGATCCCCGGCAAAGCGGCCATCGGGATCGAGGTGCCGAACAAGGAGATTTCTCCCGTTTACCTGCGCGAGGTAATTGATACGCCGGTTTTCTCCCACGCTGCCTCACCGCTCACCATCGCCCTGGGCAAGGATATAAGCGGCGCCCCGGTGGTGGCGGATTTGGCGAAAATGCCGCACCTGCTCATTGCCGGGGCAACGGGCTCCGGCAAGAGCGTGTGCATCAACGCCCTCATCAGCAGCATCCTCTTCAAGGCGACACCGGCTCAGGTGAAGCTGCTCCTCATCGACCCGAAAATGGTAGAACTGACCAGCTACAACGGCATACCGCACCTTATGGCGCCGGTGGTCACCGATGTGAAAAAGACGGCCGGGGTGCTCAGCTGGGCCGTCACCGAAATGGAAAACCGGTACAGCTTGTTTGCCGCCGCCGGGGTGCGCGATATCAAGCGCTACAACGAAACACGCCCGGAAGGTAATGCGCTGCCTTACATCCTGATCGTTATCGACGAACTGGCGGACCTTATGATTGTGTCTCCCGCCGAAGTGGAAGAAGCGATCTGCCGGCTGGCGCAGATGGCCCGGGCGGCCGGACTGCACCTGGTGGTGGCCACCCAGCGGCCCTCTGTGGACGTGATCACCGGCCTCATTAAGGCCAACATCCCCTCCCGCTTGTCCTTTGCCGTCTCGTCGCAAACTGATTCCCGCACCATTTTAGACATGAACGGGGCTGAGAAACTCCTGGGGCGCGGCGACATGCTGTTTTTCCCCGTAGGCGCCAGCAAGCCTCAGCGCGTACAAGGGGCTTTTGTCTCGGACAACGAGGTGGAGGAGCTGGTGAGCTTCTGGCGTGAGCAGGGGGAGCCCGAGTTCCAGGAAGCCATCCTGGCCATTCAACCGAAGGCCAAGGAAGCCGTCGCCGAGGACGAAGAAGACGAGCTGTTCGGCAAGGCGCTCGAGATCGTGGTGGAGAGCGGCCATGCTTCGGCTTCATACCTGCAGAGGCGCCTTAGGATTGGTTATACTAGGGCCGCGCGGATCATTGATCAGTTGGCGGAAAAGGGCTACGTGGGCCCTGCGGAGGGCAGTAAACCGCGGCCAGTGCTGATCAGCAAGGAAAGATACCAGCACCTGGTGGGTTCTGAGACACGGGCCGGCGCTACTAAGGGGTGA
- a CDS encoding ClpP family protease has protein sequence MVLTNLFPKLGSPQPVPTVVPPPGPRVQPPPGPGNPGAQPRPAPETAAGNLQELGQMNLPAQPESSIHCLTIVGQIEGHLVLPPQNKTTKYEHIIPQLVAVEQNPKIAGLLLILNTVGGDVEAGLAIAEMISTLGKPTVSLVLGGGHSIGVPIAVSADYSFIAETATMTVHPIRLNGLVIGVPQTYEYLDKMQDRVVRFVTEHARISEAKFRELMFRTGELARDIGTVLVGKEAVDVGLVDAVGGIESALAKLNEMTAKATGEKEPVQ, from the coding sequence ATGGTGTTGACGAATCTTTTCCCTAAACTGGGTTCTCCCCAGCCGGTACCGACGGTGGTTCCACCGCCCGGCCCCCGGGTACAGCCGCCGCCCGGCCCGGGGAACCCGGGTGCCCAACCCCGGCCGGCTCCGGAAACGGCGGCGGGTAACCTCCAGGAGCTGGGGCAAATGAACCTGCCGGCACAGCCGGAGAGCAGCATCCACTGCCTCACCATTGTCGGTCAGATCGAGGGGCACCTGGTGCTGCCGCCCCAGAACAAAACCACCAAGTATGAACACATCATTCCCCAACTCGTGGCCGTGGAGCAAAACCCCAAGATTGCCGGACTGCTGCTCATCTTAAACACGGTCGGGGGTGACGTGGAGGCCGGGTTGGCCATCGCCGAGATGATCTCCACCCTGGGCAAGCCCACCGTCTCCCTTGTGCTCGGGGGCGGGCACAGCATCGGGGTGCCGATCGCGGTGAGCGCCGATTACTCCTTTATCGCGGAAACGGCCACCATGACGGTGCATCCCATCCGGCTCAACGGTCTGGTGATTGGCGTACCGCAAACCTATGAATACCTGGACAAGATGCAGGACCGGGTGGTCCGGTTTGTCACGGAGCACGCGCGCATTTCTGAGGCCAAATTCCGGGAGCTGATGTTTCGTACCGGCGAGCTCGCCCGCGACATCGGGACGGTGCTGGTGGGCAAAGAGGCGGTGGACGTCGGGTTGGTGGATGCCGTCGGGGGTATTGAGTCGGCACTGGCCAAGCTTAACGAGATGACGGCAAAAGCAACAGGAGAAAAGGAGCCGGTGCAATGA
- a CDS encoding YlzJ-like family protein, producing MILYTPMPLELVLDGLDAYRPQYEEVTVRGHKVVVERTGVNQAKLVRLLSTNPNDFLDPSFFPGAIITFTGKTK from the coding sequence ATGATCCTTTACACCCCCATGCCGCTGGAGCTGGTGCTCGACGGCCTGGATGCCTACCGGCCGCAGTACGAGGAGGTTACGGTTCGGGGCCATAAGGTCGTGGTGGAGCGGACAGGGGTCAACCAGGCCAAGCTGGTACGCCTCCTCAGCACCAACCCGAACGATTTTCTCGACCCCTCCTTCTTTCCCGGAGCGATTATCACCTTTACGGGGAAGACAAAGTAG